A single genomic interval of Candidatus Eisenbacteria bacterium harbors:
- a CDS encoding phosphoglycerate kinase: protein MRKLSVRDLPLSGKRVLTRVDFNVPLDKEGNISDSTRIEASMPTIRYMVEKGGRIVLMSHLGRPKGKVVAGMSLAPVADKLRSFLRKDVLFATDCIGDPAMKAALSLKDGDVALLENLRFHREEEANDEKFSRELASLGEVYVNDAFGSAHRAHASTVGVTRYISLCAAGFLMQKEVEYLGKLLEEPKRPFVAVFGGAKVSDKIGVVRNLVDKVDKILIGGGMMFTFLAAKGLKIGQSILEEESIPVAKEIMERARNKSVELILPVDCVVSPSVKDAAETRIVPVEEIPEGLAGVDIGPRTIEQFRGALAGAKTVLWNGPMGVFEIEAYSAGTEAVARMLAEATSSGATTIVGGGDSAAAIVKAGLENRVSHVSTGGGASLEFLEGLELPGVAALTDKR, encoded by the coding sequence CTGAGAAAGCTCAGCGTGAGGGATCTTCCTCTCTCGGGAAAGAGAGTACTTACCAGAGTCGATTTCAACGTTCCTCTCGACAAAGAGGGGAACATCTCGGATTCGACGCGTATTGAAGCCTCCATGCCTACCATTCGCTACATGGTTGAGAAGGGCGGGCGAATAGTCCTGATGTCTCATCTCGGCAGACCGAAGGGCAAGGTCGTTGCAGGGATGAGCCTGGCCCCGGTGGCCGATAAGCTCCGGAGTTTTCTCCGCAAAGACGTTCTGTTCGCAACGGATTGCATAGGCGATCCCGCAATGAAGGCGGCGCTCTCCCTCAAGGACGGAGACGTTGCATTGCTGGAGAATCTCCGATTCCATCGGGAGGAAGAGGCCAACGACGAAAAATTCTCGCGCGAACTGGCTTCGCTCGGAGAGGTCTACGTCAACGACGCCTTTGGTTCGGCCCACAGAGCCCATGCGTCTACGGTCGGTGTGACCAGATACATCAGTCTGTGCGCGGCCGGCTTTCTCATGCAGAAGGAGGTCGAGTATCTGGGAAAACTCCTGGAAGAGCCCAAGCGACCTTTCGTGGCGGTGTTTGGCGGTGCGAAGGTGTCGGACAAGATCGGCGTCGTTCGGAACCTCGTTGACAAGGTCGACAAGATCCTCATAGGTGGGGGCATGATGTTCACGTTTCTGGCCGCCAAGGGATTGAAGATCGGGCAATCGATTCTGGAAGAGGAGAGCATTCCCGTTGCCAAAGAGATAATGGAGAGAGCCAGGAACAAGTCCGTTGAACTCATCCTGCCCGTTGATTGCGTCGTGTCCCCCTCCGTGAAAGACGCCGCCGAGACCAGGATCGTCCCCGTTGAAGAAATCCCCGAAGGACTTGCCGGTGTTGACATAGGTCCTCGCACGATAGAGCAATTCAGGGGAGCCCTGGCCGGTGCCAAGACAGTGCTTTGGAACGGACCGATGGGCGTTTTCGAAATAGAAGCCTATAGTGCCGGCACGGAGGCCGTGGCTCGCATGCTCGCAGAAGCCACTTCCTCGGGTGCGACCACGATCGTCGGTGGAGGGGATTCCGCGGCGGCGATTGTCAAGGCCGGCTTGGAGAATAGGGTCTCTCACGTGTCCACCGGTGGTGGGGCTTCTCTTGAGTTTCTTGAGGGTCTGGAACTCCCCGGGGTGGCCGCCCTCACAGACAAGCGTTGA
- the tpiA gene encoding triose-phosphate isomerase: MRKKIVAGNWKMYKTPGEAVSLVTQIIASAPPRSDRDVVLCPPFTALSRVSQLLKGSRIELGAQNLHWEKEGAYTGEISAPMLKELGCEYVIVGHSERRQYFGDDDSVVAKKLGAVLAEGMTPILCVGEKLEEREAARTESVLESQIKGALGGFDARQLVDLVVAYEPVWAIGTGKTATSEMAVGAHKFIRKLLDTMFGSPFAEQTRIQYGGSVKPENASELLGESEIDGALVGGASLKADSFLRIVAAG; this comes from the coding sequence ATGCGGAAAAAGATCGTAGCAGGCAATTGGAAGATGTATAAAACCCCCGGCGAAGCCGTTTCTCTGGTGACACAGATCATCGCGTCCGCTCCTCCTCGTTCGGATCGTGACGTCGTGCTCTGCCCTCCGTTCACGGCTCTTTCCCGCGTGTCACAACTGCTCAAGGGCTCGCGTATCGAGCTGGGAGCGCAAAACCTGCACTGGGAGAAGGAGGGGGCCTACACCGGAGAGATCTCCGCGCCGATGCTCAAAGAGCTGGGATGCGAATACGTGATTGTGGGACATTCTGAGCGCAGGCAGTACTTCGGCGATGACGATTCGGTCGTTGCCAAGAAGCTTGGGGCGGTGCTTGCGGAGGGAATGACGCCCATCCTCTGCGTCGGCGAGAAGCTGGAGGAGAGAGAGGCAGCGAGAACGGAAAGTGTGCTTGAGTCGCAGATCAAGGGAGCTCTGGGCGGCTTTGACGCAAGGCAACTCGTGGACCTGGTGGTTGCATACGAACCCGTCTGGGCGATAGGGACGGGTAAGACAGCCACGTCGGAGATGGCTGTGGGAGCTCATAAATTCATAAGGAAGCTGCTTGACACCATGTTCGGGTCTCCCTTCGCAGAGCAAACCCGAATTCAGTACGGGGGAAGCGTCAAACCGGAGAACGCTTCCGAACTCCTTGGGGAGTCCGAGATTGACGGAGCACTCGTAGGTGGGGCGAGCCTCAAGGCCGATTCGTTCCTGAGAATCGTCGCCGCCGGTTGA
- the secG gene encoding preprotein translocase subunit SecG has product MFAFLLVLHLLITAALVIVILLQSGKGGGLAGAFGGGGGSQTIFGGRGAATFLSRSTAVLGAAFMLTSMSLALLTTRGPVKRERSVIENVIRKERASQPAQTPQGGVPSGSLPAGRVPLGQTPIGGSSQSTSPAGTQSTVTPGTGQVAPGAGVVPSQTAPAAGTTQPTQQKKPTGTSATGK; this is encoded by the coding sequence GTGTTTGCCTTCTTATTGGTTCTTCACTTGCTGATAACCGCTGCTCTGGTCATTGTCATTCTGCTTCAATCTGGCAAGGGAGGGGGGCTCGCCGGAGCATTTGGGGGGGGAGGCGGCAGCCAGACGATTTTCGGCGGCAGGGGTGCTGCGACTTTCTTGAGCAGGTCTACCGCCGTGCTGGGCGCCGCGTTCATGCTCACTTCCATGAGCTTGGCCCTGCTGACGACTAGGGGTCCAGTGAAGCGAGAGCGGAGCGTGATTGAGAACGTCATCAGGAAGGAGAGGGCGTCACAGCCCGCCCAGACACCACAAGGCGGAGTTCCTTCAGGGAGTCTTCCTGCGGGGAGAGTTCCGCTTGGGCAAACTCCAATCGGCGGTTCTTCTCAGTCGACGTCTCCGGCCGGTACTCAGTCAACCGTGACTCCGGGAACGGGACAAGTGGCCCCGGGAGCCGGTGTAGTCCCTAGTCAGACGGCGCCTGCTGCCGGGACGACGCAACCGACCCAACAGAAGAAGCCAACCGGAACATCGGCTACCGGAAAATAG
- a CDS encoding DUF4062 domain-containing protein: MARRDLTFRVFVSSTFSDLIVERNALHERVFPKLRELCLQHSCRFQAIDLRWGVSQEATLDQQTMNICLQELERCRSITPRPNFMVLLGDRYGWQPLPPQIEAGEFEAILEWVSPEEKKLLLWGDDQPKGSKGWYRKDENAVPAEYCLRPRELNVPENVTDKERRGALDREAKEWEETERMLRSILLRALDQLGWPEGDPRRIKHEYSATHQEIIDGALRVPDAHEHVYCFFREIEGLPIESSARGFIDLDETGHLDSDARGKLQSLKQSMRDLLPGNVREYKVGWAGRGVTTEHLNELCDDVYSGLSRVILEQIRTLEKVDELKTEIEEHESWGKERARFFTGRTSILQRISDYLRGTDTHPLAIFGVSGSGKTALMAHAAQKAREMLPGARVVVRFIGATPGSSDGRSVLEDACRHIYRVFDFEEQKQNLLIDVREIGEEEHKKRQRIKDEYSIPTEFQKLCVTFQEFVAKIPRSESLILFLDALEQLSESDDARSLSWLPTELPPNVRLIVSCLVGKCLSVLQEALPAANLVELGSMEPQEGERLLDLWLQDARRTLQPRQGTEILAKFRKCALPLYMRLAFEEVRLWKSHTEQKELGLDIGGVIGNLFQRLSSDANHGRVVVSRSLGYLAAAKNGLAEDELLDILSQDEEVVADFLRRSPRSPRVKQLPVAVWSRLYFELKPYLTERRADRTSLLGFYHMQVRQVVTERYLQREREQIVRDGLIQYFGCQPHQLVDSAGGKAPNARKLSELPFALRRSCRWIELSVLLTDYDFVEAEVQAGMVIDLVGHYGEILAAGTSRLEGQEEVQLRAWANFVRSSAHLLLRGDDPFFQLALNHADRGPVVAAAEERARYHPGPWLRLLNRPVQAQYPACFRTLEGHTDGVSALALTPDGRRIVSGSADRTLRLWDLESGQCVRTLGKDIETIESLEVSPDGRRVVSSCRYRTVRVWDLEGGRCLRTYRGGWGVTEKVTVTPDAHLAISYRVDRRLTRCGGPLKLDGTLRVWDLDVGDCVRSLVGHRERVRAVVVSADGQIALSVGEDGIRVWALRTGQCLWLLGRASTWVVAMTPDGHRAVTCSFGEEALRIWDLSSGRSLQTFIGQSSVRAVAITPDGRRVVSVGFLDKMLRVWDTESGACVGTIGAAPDTTTLAIKPDGGFAVSGGWRGTIKVWDLSTGEDAHVNLGHRKSVETVVVTPDGRMGVSGGSGSTLRIWDLGTGDCVRVIEWTGVAEAIEVTPDGTRLVLSGENRLSLWNLETGECIKRLSGDTNWADVIVVTPDGRRLISGGSDGGVRVWDLHTGEHLQVLEGHTDCVRTLVITPDGRQVISGSDDKSVRVWDVESGECVRELIGHTDAVEAIALSPDAGRLVSAGGFDLTLRVWNLESGECLHILQGHKYRVKTVEVTPDGEQAVSAALDDTVRVWNLQSGECLHALAGHRDRIIAIAVSQDGRHLVSGGMDGTVRVWDLVAGRQIACFSGWGYVRACALSPDCRRILAGGESALVGHVFLLALENAVHDPLIATGWRSTVNSRHVMRCPHCRTWSAISESYLGATLRCPVCHRLIRLNRFTISGNYRPIQAAWRSRQT; this comes from the coding sequence ATGGCACGTCGTGATTTGACCTTTCGCGTTTTTGTTAGTTCCACTTTCAGCGACCTAATTGTCGAACGGAATGCGCTTCATGAGCGCGTATTCCCTAAGCTGCGTGAGTTGTGCCTTCAGCATAGCTGCCGCTTTCAGGCGATTGACCTGCGTTGGGGTGTGAGCCAAGAAGCGACGCTGGACCAGCAGACCATGAACATCTGCTTGCAGGAGTTGGAGCGCTGCCGATCAATCACCCCCAGACCGAACTTCATGGTGCTCCTGGGCGACCGTTATGGTTGGCAGCCTTTGCCGCCACAGATCGAAGCCGGAGAGTTTGAAGCAATTCTGGAATGGGTCTCGCCCGAGGAAAAGAAGCTTCTCCTCTGGGGTGATGATCAACCCAAGGGTTCAAAGGGTTGGTATCGAAAGGATGAGAACGCGGTTCCTGCCGAATACTGTCTCAGGCCACGTGAGCTCAATGTTCCAGAGAATGTGACTGATAAGGAGAGACGGGGGGCCTTAGACCGAGAGGCCAAGGAATGGGAAGAGACAGAAAGGATGTTGCGGTCAATTCTCCTTCGGGCTCTGGACCAGCTTGGCTGGCCCGAGGGTGATCCCCGTCGCATCAAGCATGAGTACTCAGCCACGCACCAGGAGATAATAGACGGGGCGTTACGTGTGCCAGATGCGCATGAGCACGTGTACTGCTTTTTCAGGGAAATTGAGGGGTTGCCAATAGAGTCAAGCGCAAGAGGTTTTATTGACCTTGACGAGACCGGACATCTGGATAGTGATGCGCGTGGGAAGCTACAAAGTCTCAAGCAAAGCATGCGTGATCTCTTGCCCGGCAACGTACGTGAGTACAAGGTGGGATGGGCTGGACGGGGCGTTACGACAGAGCATTTGAACGAGCTCTGCGATGACGTTTACAGTGGGTTATCGCGCGTGATACTGGAACAGATCCGGACACTTGAGAAGGTAGATGAGCTGAAAACGGAAATCGAAGAACATGAGTCCTGGGGTAAGGAACGCGCGCGATTTTTCACCGGTCGAACAAGCATCCTACAACGAATAAGTGATTACCTGAGAGGCACAGATACTCATCCGTTGGCTATCTTCGGTGTGTCTGGTTCTGGCAAGACAGCGCTGATGGCACACGCGGCACAAAAAGCGCGGGAGATGCTTCCCGGTGCCCGAGTCGTCGTGCGTTTCATAGGTGCTACCCCGGGCTCATCAGACGGGCGTTCCGTGTTGGAAGACGCCTGTCGTCACATATACAGAGTATTCGATTTTGAAGAACAAAAACAGAACCTCCTTATTGACGTGCGAGAGATTGGTGAAGAGGAACATAAGAAACGGCAGCGTATTAAGGACGAGTATTCCATCCCCACGGAGTTTCAGAAGCTTTGCGTAACTTTCCAGGAGTTCGTTGCGAAGATACCACGGTCAGAGAGCCTAATCCTCTTTCTGGATGCTTTGGAGCAACTTTCCGAAAGTGACGACGCGAGAAGCCTCTCCTGGTTACCCACTGAACTGCCCCCGAATGTGCGCCTCATTGTTTCATGCCTTGTGGGCAAGTGTCTCTCAGTGCTCCAGGAAGCGCTGCCCGCTGCAAACCTTGTGGAGTTGGGGTCAATGGAGCCTCAAGAAGGTGAGAGACTCTTGGACCTCTGGCTCCAAGATGCCCGAAGGACTCTTCAGCCTCGGCAGGGGACAGAGATCTTGGCGAAGTTCCGGAAATGTGCTCTCCCTTTGTATATGAGACTTGCATTTGAGGAGGTCAGGCTCTGGAAGTCTCATACCGAACAGAAAGAGCTGGGTCTCGACATAGGAGGCGTCATCGGCAACTTATTCCAACGGCTTTCGTCGGATGCGAACCACGGGAGAGTGGTGGTTTCGCGCAGCTTGGGATATCTGGCCGCTGCGAAGAACGGCCTCGCCGAAGATGAATTGCTGGACATTCTGTCCCAGGATGAAGAGGTTGTGGCAGACTTCCTGCGCCGTTCGCCGCGGTCGCCGCGTGTTAAGCAGCTGCCTGTTGCCGTGTGGTCGCGCCTGTACTTCGAGCTCAAACCATACTTGACCGAGCGGCGCGCCGATCGGACGTCCCTGCTTGGGTTCTATCATATGCAGGTGCGACAGGTCGTGACGGAAAGATACCTGCAGCGTGAGCGGGAACAGATAGTCCGGGACGGGCTGATCCAGTACTTTGGCTGTCAGCCTCACCAGCTAGTTGATTCCGCGGGAGGCAAGGCACCCAATGCTCGCAAACTCTCGGAATTGCCCTTTGCCCTTCGACGGTCATGCAGATGGATTGAGCTATCTGTGCTCTTGACCGACTACGATTTCGTGGAAGCCGAGGTGCAAGCCGGAATGGTCATCGATCTCGTCGGACACTATGGCGAGATTCTGGCAGCAGGGACGTCGCGGCTGGAAGGGCAGGAGGAGGTACAACTCAGAGCTTGGGCTAACTTCGTGAGGAGCTCGGCTCACCTGCTACTACGCGGCGATGACCCATTTTTTCAGCTGGCCCTTAACCACGCCGATCGTGGCCCCGTGGTTGCCGCGGCTGAGGAGAGGGCTAGATATCATCCGGGACCGTGGCTCCGCCTGCTCAACCGACCTGTGCAGGCACAGTACCCGGCATGCTTCCGCACACTGGAAGGCCACACGGACGGCGTTAGTGCACTAGCCTTGACGCCGGATGGTCGCAGGATTGTCTCCGGTAGCGCTGATCGAACCTTGCGGCTTTGGGACCTTGAGAGCGGGCAATGCGTTCGTACCTTAGGAAAAGACATCGAGACGATAGAGTCCCTTGAAGTCTCGCCGGACGGTCGGCGCGTGGTTTCAAGTTGCAGATACAGAACGGTACGCGTGTGGGATCTCGAAGGTGGACGGTGTTTGCGCACTTACCGCGGGGGGTGGGGAGTGACCGAAAAGGTCACTGTCACTCCGGACGCCCACCTGGCGATATCTTACAGGGTGGACAGACGATTGACTAGGTGTGGTGGCCCTTTGAAACTGGACGGCACTTTGCGGGTGTGGGACTTGGATGTGGGTGACTGCGTGCGTAGCCTGGTTGGGCATCGTGAGCGGGTCCGAGCTGTTGTGGTAAGCGCAGATGGGCAAATCGCGCTCTCGGTCGGAGAGGATGGCATCAGGGTTTGGGCGTTGCGTACGGGCCAATGCCTGTGGCTCCTGGGGCGGGCCTCGACCTGGGTGGTCGCGATGACGCCGGACGGCCACCGCGCGGTCACGTGCAGCTTTGGGGAAGAGGCTCTGCGTATCTGGGATCTCAGTAGCGGGAGATCTTTGCAGACGTTCATAGGACAGTCCAGTGTGCGTGCCGTTGCCATCACGCCCGATGGACGGAGGGTCGTCTCAGTTGGGTTTTTGGACAAGATGTTGCGCGTTTGGGATACAGAAAGCGGCGCGTGTGTGGGCACGATAGGCGCAGCCCCTGACACCACGACTCTGGCCATCAAACCTGATGGAGGCTTCGCCGTGTCAGGAGGGTGGCGCGGGACAATCAAGGTCTGGGATCTGAGTACCGGTGAGGACGCCCACGTGAATCTAGGTCATCGCAAGAGCGTTGAGACCGTAGTCGTCACACCAGACGGGCGTATGGGCGTATCCGGGGGCTCAGGGAGTACGCTGCGGATATGGGATTTGGGTACAGGTGATTGCGTGCGCGTGATTGAGTGGACAGGGGTAGCAGAAGCAATTGAAGTGACGCCGGACGGGACGCGGTTGGTGTTGTCGGGCGAGAATCGCCTGAGTCTATGGAATCTCGAAACAGGAGAGTGCATTAAGCGGTTGTCGGGAGACACGAATTGGGCAGACGTGATCGTCGTTACCCCGGACGGAAGGCGTCTTATCTCAGGTGGATCCGATGGAGGTGTGAGGGTCTGGGATCTGCACACCGGAGAGCACCTGCAGGTCCTCGAAGGGCACACAGACTGCGTCCGAACCCTGGTGATCACCCCTGATGGGCGGCAGGTGATTTCCGGCAGCGATGACAAAAGCGTCCGAGTGTGGGATGTCGAAAGCGGCGAATGCGTGCGTGAACTGATAGGCCACACCGATGCAGTCGAGGCAATCGCCCTGAGTCCAGACGCGGGTCGCCTGGTCTCGGCAGGTGGCTTCGATCTTACGCTACGCGTCTGGAACCTAGAAAGTGGCGAGTGCTTGCACATACTCCAAGGGCACAAGTATAGAGTCAAAACCGTCGAGGTCACGCCCGACGGAGAGCAGGCAGTCTCTGCCGCACTTGACGACACTGTGCGGGTATGGAACCTACAGAGCGGAGAGTGCTTGCATGCATTGGCCGGACATAGAGACAGAATAATCGCAATTGCCGTTAGCCAAGACGGGAGGCACCTTGTTTCCGGTGGAATGGACGGCACCGTTAGGGTATGGGATTTGGTTGCGGGGAGACAGATTGCCTGCTTCTCCGGCTGGGGGTATGTAAGGGCCTGCGCCCTGAGCCCGGACTGTCGTCGCATCCTCGCTGGTGGTGAAAGCGCTCTGGTGGGCCATGTTTTCTTGCTTGCGCTCGAGAATGCTGTCCACGATCCGTTGATCGCTACGGGCTGGCGTTCAACGGTCAACTCACGTCATGTGATGCGTTGCCCACATTGCCGTACTTGGTCCGCGATTTCAGAATCTTACCTCGGCGCAACGCTAAGGTGCCCCGTTTGCCACCGTCTCATCCGGCTCAACCGCTTCACTATCAGTGGAAACTATCGTCCTATCCAGGCCGCTTGGCGCAGTCGGCAAACCTAA
- a CDS encoding RyR domain-containing protein encodes MEESTKSKEEEWAKSQIEKYKSIHGRYQKYANMLQVVLEKAAKKYAPLAIVQTRPKSVASFGEKIQRKKNKYRDPVNQITDLCGARVILPTLAEVRAVCEFIERHFDIDWENTIDVAQRLKPAEFGYRSVHYVVRLRPGVFPTGDVDVEIPEETLGLKAEIQVKTILEHAWAVFTHDRAYKGAFKIPEKWQRELSALAGMLEQTDNSFARIQSALQRYSATYGAYMTKETMREEIDLLEIILEHDAGNADLAARIGKLAITLDDFEKAISVLKRYAESGNHAILRDLGMAMCKLHKANPGSDEYRNGQKYLEAAAAPPNKDPDALASLAGTWKGIDDEKARELYRQAFELDPSDPYPLGNYLECELLRRADVAMVGLLRPAIDSAIARCHDQADVGMNLPWAFYDIGKFYLLLGMPYESLAAYARAVQLSTAAFMIETSLRSLDRLAVFGDKLQGYEWARRLLLLGQAIKFPSKESLERLKALASKAASTITGPVIVLVGGVNSGSEQETQGYRQLLLDAFRGFNGTVVSRLNADGGEPALVDIYKEHGTGITMIGYVPADESPGILSDKSPVEMRHSDGTGYSPLEALQYWTDIVTSDIKPSSVKVLGIGGGSIAAAEYRIALALGAVVGIVEGSGGEAARLPVDDEWRTASSLLPLPVDTMTARTFIGSRSQAVERTIRENIAKAIHENYRRVRCDSMAGQDPAMADWGKLASDLRDSNLQQADHVFEKLQRIGCTVHRVTDRNIAVMTFTSDEVELMAEMEHARWNVERLSKGWKLGQERDVTKKISPYLVPWTKLSEDVKKWDRETVRNIPEFLAKVGLDIRRQT; translated from the coding sequence ATGGAAGAAAGCACCAAATCTAAAGAAGAGGAATGGGCCAAAAGTCAGATAGAGAAATACAAATCTATACATGGGCGCTACCAGAAGTACGCTAACATGCTCCAAGTGGTGCTCGAGAAAGCCGCGAAGAAGTACGCGCCGCTAGCCATCGTACAGACACGACCAAAGTCAGTCGCTAGCTTTGGGGAAAAGATCCAGCGGAAGAAGAACAAGTACAGGGATCCTGTCAATCAGATAACGGACTTGTGCGGCGCTAGAGTGATACTCCCCACGCTTGCCGAAGTCAGGGCCGTCTGTGAGTTCATTGAACGGCACTTTGACATTGACTGGGAGAATACTATCGACGTAGCACAACGGCTCAAGCCTGCTGAATTTGGTTATCGTTCCGTCCACTACGTGGTTCGATTGAGGCCGGGTGTCTTTCCGACCGGGGACGTGGACGTTGAAATCCCGGAAGAGACTCTCGGCCTCAAAGCGGAGATACAGGTAAAGACGATACTTGAACACGCCTGGGCGGTTTTCACTCATGACAGAGCCTACAAGGGCGCCTTCAAGATTCCCGAAAAGTGGCAGCGAGAGCTATCGGCGCTGGCCGGCATGCTCGAGCAAACCGACAATTCATTTGCAAGAATCCAGTCGGCTCTTCAACGCTACTCTGCCACTTACGGGGCTTACATGACTAAGGAAACAATGCGCGAGGAGATCGACCTTCTCGAGATCATCCTGGAACATGATGCGGGTAACGCCGACCTTGCTGCTCGTATCGGGAAGCTAGCCATCACCCTCGATGACTTTGAAAAGGCAATAAGCGTGCTCAAGAGATATGCCGAATCGGGAAACCATGCAATCCTCAGAGACCTTGGAATGGCAATGTGCAAGTTACATAAGGCAAACCCGGGTAGTGATGAATACCGCAACGGACAGAAATATCTTGAGGCGGCTGCCGCGCCACCCAACAAAGACCCCGATGCTCTGGCTTCGTTGGCGGGCACGTGGAAAGGGATTGATGACGAGAAGGCGCGTGAACTGTACCGCCAGGCCTTTGAACTTGACCCGTCTGATCCGTATCCTCTGGGAAACTATCTTGAATGTGAGCTCTTGCGTCGCGCAGACGTTGCAATGGTGGGATTGCTACGTCCTGCGATAGACAGTGCGATTGCCAGATGCCACGATCAAGCCGATGTGGGTATGAACCTACCTTGGGCTTTCTATGACATTGGGAAGTTCTACCTGCTGCTTGGGATGCCCTACGAAAGTCTAGCCGCTTATGCCCGAGCCGTGCAGCTAAGCACGGCGGCATTCATGATAGAGACTTCGCTTCGTTCTCTGGATAGGCTCGCGGTTTTCGGGGACAAGCTGCAGGGGTACGAGTGGGCAAGAAGACTCCTTCTGCTCGGGCAGGCAATTAAGTTTCCCTCAAAGGAATCCCTGGAAAGACTCAAGGCTCTAGCCTCGAAGGCTGCCAGTACGATTACAGGCCCTGTCATCGTACTGGTTGGCGGAGTCAACTCCGGCTCTGAGCAGGAGACCCAGGGCTATCGTCAACTTCTGCTCGATGCGTTTCGGGGTTTCAACGGAACCGTTGTTTCACGTCTCAACGCAGACGGAGGAGAGCCTGCACTTGTGGATATCTACAAAGAGCATGGCACTGGTATCACAATGATCGGGTACGTCCCGGCGGACGAGTCACCGGGTATTCTCAGCGACAAATCACCGGTGGAGATGCGTCACTCAGATGGGACGGGATACAGTCCGCTTGAGGCTCTACAGTATTGGACTGACATTGTGACATCGGATATCAAACCGTCGAGCGTCAAGGTGCTTGGCATCGGCGGCGGTAGCATAGCTGCGGCGGAGTACAGAATAGCGTTAGCTCTTGGTGCGGTCGTTGGCATTGTAGAAGGCAGTGGCGGTGAAGCAGCGAGATTGCCGGTAGACGATGAATGGAGAACCGCAAGTTCACTACTCCCTCTGCCTGTGGATACGATGACCGCACGAACATTCATCGGCTCCAGAAGCCAAGCCGTGGAGCGCACAATTCGCGAGAACATCGCAAAGGCAATCCACGAGAACTACCGTCGAGTTCGCTGTGATAGCATGGCGGGCCAGGATCCGGCCATGGCAGATTGGGGAAAGTTGGCGAGCGATCTTAGAGATTCTAACCTGCAGCAGGCCGATCACGTTTTTGAGAAACTGCAGCGGATTGGCTGCACAGTGCACCGAGTTACTGATCGCAATATTGCGGTAATGACGTTCACTAGCGATGAGGTCGAACTTATGGCTGAGATGGAACATGCTCGGTGGAATGTCGAGAGGCTTTCGAAAGGCTGGAAATTAGGTCAAGAGAGGGATGTGACCAAGAAGATCAGTCCTTATCTTGTGCCTTGGACCAAACTCTCTGAAGACGTCAAGAAGTGGGATAGAGAGACGGTGCGCAATATACCAGAGTTCCTAGCTAAGGTTGGACTCGATATCCGCCGGCAGACATAG
- a CDS encoding NUDIX domain-containing protein gives MSSRPIRLSAKVLLRDNNGRCLLLKRSLSSRGSPGRWDLPGGKVDSGESFEQGLLREVAEETGLRVSLQRVLGASEYESPTTRVAYLILEGIVESGEVRLSSEHDEYIWVDPHDLADMDLVDQFRVFAKNYIQAEES, from the coding sequence ATGTCATCAAGACCGATTAGGTTGTCTGCCAAGGTCCTGCTTCGTGATAACAACGGACGCTGTCTGCTCCTCAAGCGTTCGTTGAGTTCCAGGGGAAGCCCTGGGAGGTGGGACCTACCCGGCGGTAAAGTTGACAGTGGGGAGAGCTTTGAACAGGGGCTGCTGCGCGAGGTTGCCGAGGAGACCGGCCTGCGGGTTTCACTTCAACGTGTTCTGGGAGCGTCCGAGTACGAGTCGCCTACGACTAGAGTTGCATACTTGATTCTAGAAGGTATTGTAGAATCCGGCGAGGTCCGCCTTAGCAGCGAGCACGACGAATACATCTGGGTCGATCCTCATGATCTTGCGGACATGGATCTGGTGGATCAATTCAGAGTGTTTGCTAAGAACTACATTCAAGCCGAGGAAAGTTGA
- a CDS encoding tetratricopeptide repeat protein: MDHFCGGRSLLYYAQGNYPEAEPLYKHALGIAEEILGPNHPSTKMIEKNWKSCLQAMQ, encoded by the coding sequence GTGGATCATTTTTGTGGGGGGAGGTCCCTGCTCTATTATGCCCAGGGTAACTATCCCGAGGCCGAGCCTCTATACAAACATGCCCTGGGAATAGCTGAAGAGATCCTGGGACCCAACCACCCTAGTACCAAGATGATTGAGAAGAACTGGAAATCCTGTCTGCAGGCCATGCAATGA